In the Campylobacter showae genome, one interval contains:
- the nrfD gene encoding NrfD/PsrC family molybdoenzyme membrane anchor subunit, with protein MNGAINFTATFSHGVEWGWPIAVYLLLAGMSGGALVVAILVRFYKKQTESTPLFKAASLLSFVAILLGMVCLVADLERPLLFWKILINYNFTSVMSVGVAALCVYIPLSFVACLYAFKADLSGFLSHRLTFLKGLFTLVMKILNALRPLLLALTLVFAVAICAYTGFLISVLVRFPILNTAVLPALFVASGLSAGIAGSSLIAALFFKADPHGSDLKTLHAVEWPVLAMEILLIGMIFVSLITGSDVQKAASVAFSEGIYAQLFWLGVVGVGFCVPLVLNFALGKKIAHTAFAFYVSALASVVGVLLLRMFILYAGQTYDIIM; from the coding sequence ATGAACGGAGCTATAAATTTCACTGCGACCTTCTCGCACGGCGTGGAGTGGGGCTGGCCGATTGCGGTTTATCTTTTGCTAGCGGGTATGAGCGGCGGCGCGTTAGTAGTCGCGATCCTCGTTAGATTTTATAAAAAACAGACCGAAAGCACGCCGCTGTTTAAGGCTGCGTCGCTGCTATCTTTCGTAGCGATCTTACTCGGTATGGTTTGCCTGGTAGCCGATTTAGAGCGACCGCTTCTTTTTTGGAAAATTTTGATTAATTATAACTTCACCTCGGTTATGTCCGTGGGCGTGGCGGCGCTTTGCGTCTATATCCCGCTTAGCTTCGTTGCCTGCCTTTATGCGTTTAAAGCTGATCTTAGCGGATTTTTATCGCACAGACTTACTTTTTTAAAAGGGCTTTTCACGCTGGTAATGAAAATTTTAAACGCGCTTCGCCCGCTGCTTCTTGCGCTTACTCTTGTTTTTGCGGTCGCGATATGTGCCTATACGGGCTTTTTGATCTCGGTTTTGGTTAGATTTCCTATCCTTAATACCGCCGTTTTACCTGCGCTTTTCGTGGCGTCGGGCTTATCGGCGGGTATCGCGGGCTCAAGCCTAATAGCCGCGCTTTTCTTTAAAGCGGATCCTCACGGCAGCGATCTAAAAACCTTACACGCGGTCGAGTGGCCGGTTTTAGCGATGGAAATTTTACTAATCGGCATGATTTTCGTCTCGCTCATCACCGGAAGCGACGTGCAAAAAGCCGCGAGCGTCGCCTTTAGCGAGGGCATTTATGCTCAGCTATTTTGGCTAGGCGTCGTAGGCGTAGGATTTTGCGTACCGCTAGTTTTAAATTTCGCACTGGGCAAAAAGATCGCTCACACCGCATTTGCGTTCTACGTTAGCGCGCTTGCTAGCGTGGTCGGAGTATTACTTCTTAGAATGTTTATACTATACGCAGGTCAAACTTACGATATAATAATGTAA
- a CDS encoding FKBP-type peptidyl-prolyl cis-trans isomerase N-terminal domain-containing protein has protein sequence MRFKFSKNPLLALCLTAGYVLCASAADKEAMTQEQKESYSIGISTGTYISAQLKKQESLGVKFDGKALLDGFTDAFKKEQKLTDEEIISLLNQRDEKLNKLTQDALKKALEKNLKEGEEFMAKNAKNKKVKTTKSGLQYEVMAVGDGDKPRPESVVALNYKAYLINGKVFDDTYSRNEPAILSMVNLIDGLQEGLMMMNGNSKYKFVIPSRLAYGDEGADEIPGGSTLIFEVELVKALKPSELAGAAKKLSETQPRNFHGAHSHGSSVGR, from the coding sequence ATGCGTTTTAAATTTAGCAAAAACCCGCTTTTAGCTCTTTGCCTAACGGCCGGCTACGTTTTATGCGCTAGCGCGGCGGATAAAGAGGCGATGACACAAGAGCAAAAAGAATCATACAGTATCGGAATTTCAACCGGAACCTATATCTCCGCACAACTAAAAAAACAAGAAAGCCTAGGCGTTAAATTTGACGGCAAGGCTCTTTTAGACGGCTTTACCGACGCCTTTAAAAAAGAACAAAAACTAACCGACGAAGAGATCATCTCTCTACTAAACCAAAGAGACGAAAAACTAAATAAGCTAACCCAAGACGCGCTAAAAAAAGCGCTTGAAAAAAATTTAAAAGAGGGCGAAGAATTTATGGCGAAAAACGCCAAAAATAAAAAGGTCAAAACGACTAAATCAGGGCTTCAGTACGAAGTCATGGCCGTCGGCGACGGCGATAAGCCAAGACCCGAGAGCGTCGTGGCGCTAAACTACAAAGCCTACCTCATAAACGGCAAAGTTTTTGACGATACGTACTCTAGAAACGAGCCTGCGATCCTTTCTATGGTAAATTTAATAGACGGCCTACAAGAGGGCCTCATGATGATGAACGGTAACTCAAAATATAAATTCGTAATCCCGTCTCGCCTGGCTTACGGAGACGAGGGTGCAGACGAGATACCGGGCGGCTCGACGCTGATTTTTGAAGTCGAGCTAGTAAAGGCTCTAAAGCCTAGCGAACTAGCCGGCGCAGCCAAAAAACTAAGCGAAACTCAGCCGCGAAATTTCCATGGCGCGCATAGCCACGGAAGTAGCGTTGGTAGATAA
- a CDS encoding 4Fe-4S dicluster domain-containing protein, producing the protein MKEQNTRRTFFKFLASGAAVAGATSVLGKSINLDAQTENGKKPHYGMIFDQNKCVGCTDCEVACQKVNLVPKGQMRLFIQDKTDPLNLKEKRYVRVSCQQCEDAPCVTVCPTKACHKDEKTGVTTMNTDDCIACKYCIVACPYDVRFINHETRAAESCNFCLDTNLKDGREPACIEACRYEAIVFGDLNDEESHISQLLRVKDSLRMHPECGTKPSLRYIPAVKLGV; encoded by the coding sequence ATGAAAGAGCAAAATACAAGAAGGACGTTTTTTAAGTTCCTTGCTTCGGGCGCGGCGGTTGCGGGTGCGACTAGCGTACTGGGCAAGAGTATAAATTTAGACGCCCAAACGGAAAACGGCAAAAAGCCGCACTACGGCATGATCTTCGATCAGAACAAATGCGTCGGCTGTACCGATTGCGAGGTCGCCTGTCAAAAGGTAAATTTGGTCCCAAAAGGCCAAATGAGGCTTTTTATCCAGGATAAAACAGATCCGCTAAATTTGAAAGAAAAGCGCTACGTCAGGGTTTCCTGCCAGCAGTGCGAGGATGCGCCGTGCGTGACCGTATGTCCGACAAAAGCCTGTCACAAGGATGAAAAAACCGGCGTCACGACGATGAACACCGATGATTGCATCGCCTGTAAATACTGCATCGTAGCCTGTCCTTACGACGTGCGCTTCATAAACCACGAAACAAGAGCCGCAGAGAGTTGCAACTTCTGCTTGGATACGAATTTAAAAGACGGCCGCGAGCCAGCCTGCATCGAGGCGTGCAGATACGAGGCGATCGTGTTCGGCGATCTAAACGACGAAGAGTCGCACATCAGCCAGCTACTTCGCGTAAAAGACAGCCTGCGCATGCATCCTGAGTGCGGCACGAAGCCGAGCCTGCGCTATATTCCTGCGGTAAAACTAGGAGTGTGA
- a CDS encoding cytochrome c3 family protein, which produces MRNLSKTLLGLLMGVSVFASQACCEEHNMQMSQQARDVIANPKGTLQTRGIISLQDYIVEEQEMYEWLFKNHPIFTKYGGKTVGKLDVHDRGLEWLAEGHGFDMSKASKRDGGKGYSSMMYRIPAGSSLQFPNKFVGSEKCGECHPAQYEVWSRSRHATTIRFPGEHPEVNNNLTDPVFSPDTASILPQGITPDVIYATVGHLRTKFGYVDAWLLRGTYHVEGGLLRDGTGQIVAGGNQFQRTWALNLTPETVKKIKDFVPDFPETLADYGDNGGYVRGLASYAAKYKKSMFFQANGSYCEVCHPFKFDFKTKKEFYAALGNAKELQKHTISKGVSCEECHGAGGHLDGATNFRTSNCERCHQRFNYSPDLARANPLNQGKLDLSLSSKFKSMGPGCGSEGSQSYFTAHYDKGMRCTTCHDPHDNTGPVVGDKTIKGVNYNSEQGYLSALYTKPKIRKDCKDCHKEQAYIASRADTHKDNTCASCHMPFMMSCENFYAIQFQDNAGFDTQRRSHIWKIDVDPARKSLVAGDAAKGPRDAKDWHFQRDKDGHNFVDLMWACARTSWADKDMQDTKGCHSPVLSELKPTLHFKNQKQVYDEVTGWQTPVKNDFSQVKIGIEGLYAILETKKLSPSDKTRVYELIEKAQDTIDLLQKDGSWGMHGFKYTKQRLDASKEYIKEAQRIINNNL; this is translated from the coding sequence ATGAGGAATTTAAGTAAAACCTTATTAGGTTTGCTTATGGGCGTTAGCGTCTTCGCATCGCAAGCCTGTTGCGAAGAACACAACATGCAGATGTCTCAACAAGCGCGAGACGTCATAGCAAACCCAAAAGGCACGCTTCAAACTAGAGGCATAATATCCTTGCAAGACTACATCGTAGAAGAGCAAGAGATGTATGAGTGGCTGTTTAAAAACCACCCTATTTTCACAAAATACGGCGGTAAAACAGTCGGTAAACTGGACGTTCACGACCGTGGACTTGAGTGGCTTGCCGAAGGTCACGGCTTTGACATGTCAAAAGCCAGTAAAAGAGACGGCGGTAAAGGCTACAGCTCTATGATGTATAGGATACCTGCGGGTTCGTCTTTGCAGTTTCCTAACAAATTCGTAGGATCCGAAAAGTGCGGCGAGTGCCACCCTGCACAGTACGAAGTATGGAGCAGATCACGCCACGCTACTACTATCCGCTTCCCTGGCGAGCACCCGGAGGTTAACAACAACCTAACTGATCCGGTATTTAGCCCAGATACTGCGTCTATCTTGCCTCAAGGCATTACTCCGGACGTTATTTACGCCACCGTTGGACACCTAAGAACTAAATTTGGCTACGTAGACGCGTGGTTGCTGCGAGGAACTTACCACGTAGAGGGCGGTTTGCTACGAGACGGCACCGGTCAGATCGTAGCAGGCGGTAACCAGTTCCAAAGAACTTGGGCGTTAAATTTAACTCCTGAAACAGTTAAGAAAATCAAAGATTTCGTTCCTGATTTCCCAGAAACTCTAGCTGATTACGGCGATAATGGCGGATACGTCAGAGGTCTAGCCTCATACGCCGCTAAATACAAAAAGTCAATGTTCTTCCAAGCAAACGGCTCTTACTGCGAAGTTTGCCACCCGTTCAAATTTGACTTTAAAACTAAGAAAGAGTTCTATGCCGCTCTCGGTAATGCTAAAGAGCTTCAAAAACACACTATCTCTAAAGGCGTAAGCTGTGAGGAGTGTCACGGAGCCGGCGGTCACCTTGACGGAGCTACAAACTTTAGAACTTCAAACTGCGAACGCTGTCACCAAAGATTTAACTATAGCCCAGACCTAGCTCGCGCTAATCCTCTAAACCAAGGCAAGCTTGATCTATCTCTAAGCTCTAAATTTAAATCAATGGGACCAGGATGCGGATCTGAGGGTTCACAATCATACTTTACCGCTCACTACGATAAAGGCATGCGCTGCACCACTTGCCACGATCCACACGATAACACGGGTCCGGTCGTAGGCGACAAGACCATCAAGGGCGTAAACTATAACTCAGAGCAAGGCTACCTAAGTGCGCTTTACACTAAACCCAAAATCAGAAAAGATTGTAAAGATTGCCACAAAGAGCAAGCATATATCGCTTCTAGAGCCGATACGCACAAAGATAACACTTGCGCATCTTGCCACATGCCGTTCATGATGAGCTGCGAGAACTTCTACGCTATCCAGTTCCAAGACAACGCCGGATTCGATACTCAAAGAAGATCTCACATCTGGAAGATCGACGTAGATCCTGCTAGAAAATCTCTAGTTGCAGGCGATGCTGCTAAAGGACCGAGAGACGCTAAAGATTGGCACTTCCAAAGGGATAAAGACGGGCACAACTTCGTTGACCTAATGTGGGCGTGCGCTAGAACGTCTTGGGCCGATAAAGATATGCAAGATACTAAAGGCTGCCACAGCCCTGTTTTATCTGAGCTAAAACCAACGCTTCACTTCAAAAACCAAAAACAGGTTTACGACGAAGTAACGGGATGGCAAACTCCTGTTAAAAACGACTTCTCTCAAGTCAAAATAGGTATCGAGGGACTTTATGCTATCTTAGAAACTAAGAAACTAAGCCCTAGCGATAAGACGAGAGTTTATGAGCTAATCGAAAAAGCGCAAGACACGATAGACTTGCTACAAAAAGACGGCTCATGGGGTATGCACGGCTTTAAATACACAAAACAAAGACTTGATGCTTCTAAAGAGTACATCAAAGAAGCCCAAAGAATCATAAACAACAATTTATGA
- a CDS encoding c-type heme family protein — MKSKFKFIVLLLVVLYGAITVLVFNFYRDLALKDARQEAFYVLDAMNGIRDYISTVQRPLIDELKDHGAIDKDLFDPRLMSSSYITRQIYKIQLAKKNINYDYRLTATNPLNPEHEGTEFENEILEGFKEGKYEVYSDIIKDQNASYFFVGLPVKNSHPSCVECHNINSAPKKMLEQYGNLNNFEGKVGDTIAMVSFKIPVKSILLYHKQEFIVSGVAITAIFGAFLFFVYKIHKSNEKTKLQNELLMINQSRLASMGEMIGNISHQWRQPLAQISSTLVNLELYSERGKLSEQRLKEAIEEANEQVKFMSGTIEDFKNFFNPNMPKSEFEVKQAIEQACKILNATLKRHVIDVKVEIKENFTLYGNINELIQILINVMNNAKEAFLNAPQDRTQTNRMQILITALLQNGERAITLENNAGNINKAVINKIFKPHFTTKKSGSGLGLYMSKVIAEKNNARIYAQNINNGVVFTIKFKNS; from the coding sequence GTGAAGTCCAAATTTAAGTTTATCGTCCTGCTACTCGTCGTTTTGTACGGCGCCATTACCGTTTTGGTTTTTAACTTTTACCGCGATCTTGCGCTAAAGGACGCCAGACAGGAGGCATTTTACGTACTTGATGCGATGAACGGCATACGCGACTACATCTCTACCGTCCAGCGCCCGCTCATAGATGAGTTAAAAGATCACGGCGCGATTGACAAAGACCTTTTTGATCCAAGGCTAATGTCCTCATCCTATATAACTCGTCAAATTTACAAAATCCAGCTCGCCAAAAAAAACATAAACTACGACTATAGACTAACGGCGACGAACCCACTAAACCCCGAGCACGAAGGCACGGAATTCGAAAATGAAATTTTAGAAGGATTTAAAGAGGGTAAATACGAGGTCTACTCCGACATAATCAAAGATCAAAACGCCTCGTACTTTTTCGTCGGCCTTCCGGTCAAAAACTCCCACCCGTCTTGCGTCGAGTGCCACAACATAAACAGCGCGCCTAAAAAAATGCTCGAACAATACGGAAATTTGAACAATTTCGAGGGCAAAGTCGGCGACACGATAGCGATGGTGAGCTTTAAAATCCCGGTAAAAAGCATTTTGCTTTATCATAAACAGGAATTTATCGTTAGCGGCGTGGCGATCACGGCGATATTCGGGGCGTTTTTATTTTTCGTTTATAAAATCCACAAAAGCAACGAAAAAACCAAGTTGCAAAACGAGCTTTTGATGATAAATCAAAGCCGCCTGGCCTCGATGGGTGAAATGATCGGCAACATCTCGCACCAGTGGCGCCAGCCTCTAGCGCAGATCAGCTCGACTCTGGTAAATTTGGAGCTTTACTCCGAGCGAGGCAAGCTAAGCGAGCAGAGGCTAAAAGAGGCCATCGAGGAGGCGAACGAGCAGGTCAAATTTATGTCAGGCACTATCGAGGATTTTAAAAATTTCTTTAATCCAAATATGCCAAAGAGCGAATTTGAGGTAAAACAGGCCATAGAACAGGCTTGTAAAATTTTAAACGCGACGCTCAAAAGGCACGTCATCGACGTAAAAGTCGAAATAAAAGAAAATTTTACCCTTTACGGAAATATAAACGAGCTCATTCAAATTTTAATCAACGTCATGAATAACGCTAAAGAAGCATTTTTAAACGCGCCGCAAGATCGAACGCAAACAAACCGAATGCAAATTTTAATAACAGCCCTTTTGCAAAACGGTGAGCGAGCAATAACGCTCGAAAATAACGCCGGTAATATAAATAAAGCGGTGATAAATAAAATTTTCAAGCCGCATTTTACTACGAAAAAGTCAGGCAGCGGGCTTGGGCTATATATGAGTAAGGTGATAGCCGAAAAAAATAACGCCCGAATTTACGCACAAAATATAAATAATGGCGTAGTATTTACTATTAAATTTAAAAATTCATAA
- the ccsA gene encoding cytochrome c biogenesis protein CcsA has product MGVNLFRFFTSYKFALCLLFILAAGAGVATFLESIYDTQTAKILVYEARWYECVMSALALCLLAIIVKTKMWRRFGSFVLHAAFIVIFIGAALTRYLGAEGVLHVRAGESENEMVSVKPFLQIRTKDAFFEYPLNLSQIGDNNFSFTQTINSKNFTVKFDSYKAAPKGERGTLVVKAGFEGQREQTAKIHGGVGWLGEPSMLNFDGEEIMLTWGSKLVSLPFSIKLIKFELERYPGSQSPSSYSSEVEALSDAGEVLTRYKIYMNHPLNLQGFKLFQSSYDADEQGTVLEVNRDPGKIPTYIGYFLLCVGVIGNFFTKNSRFLKLINFIKNSRFSLVAAFIAIGFLNFNANAAEQNESEILKTFAANTAAHANGEFAKLLVQDYAGRIKPLSTEAGEIVNKISGTDSLYGLSAEQIVLGMNLNPALWQEIKIVKIKNGEIKKMLNLSGDYASFRDAFDANGEYRLAAQVEAANEKPLSKRGTLDNDLIKFDERLNIAYLTFKGTFFKFIPVANDPQNAWLSPNDAFNDERVALDAKNMLNDYLIGLQEGIADNNWRKADSALAVLRNYQRTASAEILPSVSRVDAEVFYNRASVFKKLVYFYWILGFAALLLGLASVFLSKRILLLERAILAAFALGFAVHTAALALRWYVSGHAPWSDSYESMIYIGWSGALAGMIFFRRSLLALAAAALLAGIVMLVAHMSFVNPQITNLVPVLKSYWLSIHVSVITASYGFLGLGCVLGLIALGLMAFKNKANETRLNEQIRYIAAIDEASLIIGICLLTVGNFFGGIWANESWGRYWGWDSKETWSYVSILVYAIALHLRFIPKLNSLYVFLIASVFSYASIAMTYFGVNFYLTGMHSYASGDLPPVHISVYIALGCMLLITALAFRGRDVKTI; this is encoded by the coding sequence TTGGGCGTAAATTTATTTAGATTTTTCACTTCTTACAAATTTGCGCTCTGCCTCCTCTTTATCCTTGCCGCGGGTGCCGGCGTCGCAACCTTTTTAGAAAGCATTTACGATACGCAAACGGCTAAAATTTTAGTCTATGAGGCGCGCTGGTACGAGTGCGTCATGAGCGCGCTTGCGCTTTGCCTGCTCGCTATCATCGTAAAAACCAAAATGTGGCGCCGCTTCGGTTCATTCGTCCTTCACGCGGCATTTATCGTTATCTTTATCGGCGCGGCGCTGACGCGTTATCTGGGAGCCGAGGGCGTGCTGCACGTAAGAGCGGGCGAGAGCGAAAACGAGATGGTGAGCGTCAAGCCGTTTTTGCAAATACGCACAAAAGACGCATTTTTCGAGTATCCGCTAAATTTATCCCAAATCGGCGATAATAATTTTAGCTTCACGCAAACCATAAACTCAAAAAATTTCACCGTCAAATTTGACTCCTATAAAGCCGCTCCCAAAGGCGAGCGAGGCACTCTCGTAGTAAAAGCGGGCTTTGAAGGACAGCGCGAACAAACAGCCAAAATCCACGGCGGCGTAGGCTGGCTGGGCGAGCCTAGTATGCTAAATTTTGACGGCGAGGAGATAATGCTAACTTGGGGCTCAAAGCTAGTTAGCTTGCCCTTTTCGATAAAGCTTATTAAATTTGAGCTTGAGCGCTACCCAGGCTCTCAAAGCCCGTCCTCATACTCTAGCGAAGTAGAGGCACTTTCTGACGCGGGCGAGGTTTTAACGAGATATAAAATTTACATGAATCATCCGCTAAATTTGCAAGGTTTTAAGCTCTTTCAGTCATCCTACGACGCGGACGAGCAAGGCACGGTGCTAGAGGTCAATCGCGATCCGGGCAAAATCCCGACCTACATCGGATATTTCTTGCTTTGCGTCGGAGTCATCGGCAACTTTTTTACTAAAAACAGCCGATTTTTAAAGCTTATAAATTTCATCAAAAACAGTAGATTTTCGCTCGTTGCGGCATTTATCGCGATTGGTTTTTTAAATTTTAACGCAAACGCGGCCGAGCAAAACGAGAGCGAGATTTTAAAAACTTTCGCCGCAAACACCGCCGCTCACGCTAACGGCGAATTTGCAAAGCTTCTCGTGCAAGACTACGCGGGCAGGATAAAGCCGCTTAGCACCGAAGCGGGCGAGATCGTAAATAAAATTTCCGGTACAGACTCGCTTTACGGTCTAAGTGCCGAACAAATCGTGCTTGGGATGAATCTAAATCCCGCGCTGTGGCAAGAGATAAAAATCGTCAAGATAAAAAACGGTGAGATAAAAAAAATGCTAAATTTGAGCGGAGATTATGCGAGCTTTAGGGATGCGTTTGATGCAAACGGCGAGTATAGACTGGCCGCACAGGTCGAAGCCGCGAACGAAAAACCTCTATCAAAACGAGGCACGCTCGATAACGACCTCATCAAATTTGACGAGCGACTAAACATCGCGTATCTCACGTTTAAGGGCACGTTTTTTAAATTTATCCCGGTAGCAAACGACCCGCAAAATGCCTGGCTCTCGCCAAACGACGCCTTTAACGACGAGCGAGTCGCTCTAGACGCAAAAAACATGCTAAACGACTACCTCATAGGCCTACAAGAAGGTATCGCGGATAATAACTGGAGAAAGGCCGACTCCGCGCTAGCTGTGCTAAGAAACTATCAGCGCACGGCTTCGGCGGAAATTTTACCTAGCGTTAGCAGAGTCGATGCCGAGGTATTTTATAACCGCGCTTCGGTGTTTAAAAAGCTCGTTTATTTCTACTGGATTTTGGGCTTTGCCGCGCTTTTACTCGGGCTTGCTTCGGTGTTTTTATCAAAACGGATTTTGCTGCTTGAGCGAGCTATTTTAGCGGCGTTCGCGCTCGGTTTTGCGGTGCATACGGCCGCCTTGGCGCTACGCTGGTACGTCTCGGGGCACGCACCCTGGAGCGACTCGTACGAATCAATGATCTATATCGGGTGGTCGGGAGCGCTAGCAGGGATGATATTTTTTAGGCGTTCGCTACTTGCGCTTGCGGCGGCGGCGCTACTAGCCGGCATCGTGATGCTGGTAGCTCACATGAGCTTCGTAAATCCGCAGATAACGAATTTAGTCCCGGTGCTAAAGTCGTATTGGCTCAGTATCCACGTCTCGGTCATCACGGCTAGCTACGGATTTTTGGGACTTGGCTGCGTGCTTGGGCTGATCGCGCTAGGACTCATGGCGTTTAAAAACAAAGCCAACGAAACGCGCCTAAACGAGCAGATCAGATATATCGCGGCGATCGATGAAGCAAGCCTGATTATCGGCATTTGCCTACTGACGGTGGGGAATTTCTTCGGCGGGATCTGGGCGAACGAGAGCTGGGGTCGCTACTGGGGCTGGGATAGCAAGGAGACGTGGTCGTACGTATCGATCCTAGTTTACGCGATCGCGCTGCACCTGCGCTTTATCCCTAAGCTAAATTCGCTCTACGTATTTTTGATCGCATCGGTGTTTTCTTACGCTTCGATCGCGATGACTTATTTTGGCGTAAATTTTTACCTAACGGGCATGCACTCTTACGCCAGCGGAGATTTGCCGCCGGTGCACATTAGCGTCTATATCGCGCTTGGCTGCATGCTTTTGATAACCGCGCTAGCCTTTAGAGGGCGCGACGTAAAAACGATTTAA
- a CDS encoding response regulator transcription factor, with protein sequence MQDYSILDVLSNKKVLCLEDEPYILKNMIDSLELFFAEVKGVSDGIEALDEAMSGSYDALVLDVSVPHMDGLEVAKKIRCANRKIPIVIISSHTEQEYLWRAVELKITRYLSKPYDKDTFIKALEDVAMELIDHTPMFSINDELKYDFSKKIIYIKEEACRLSKSESKLLEYFLNNKNQTITYEQLFDYMWEFEQPTKEAIKTIVKDLRRKIGKDTIKNLYGVGYLCEVQI encoded by the coding sequence ATGCAAGATTACTCTATTTTAGATGTTTTATCTAACAAAAAAGTCCTTTGTTTAGAGGATGAGCCTTATATATTAAAAAATATGATCGACTCCCTTGAGCTATTTTTTGCCGAAGTAAAAGGCGTAAGCGACGGCATCGAAGCGCTAGACGAGGCTATGAGCGGCTCATACGACGCGCTTGTCCTAGATGTCAGCGTCCCGCACATGGACGGTTTAGAGGTAGCTAAAAAGATCCGCTGTGCAAACCGCAAAATCCCTATCGTCATCATCTCAAGCCACACTGAGCAAGAGTATCTGTGGCGCGCGGTCGAGCTAAAGATCACGAGATATCTCTCAAAGCCCTACGATAAAGATACGTTTATAAAAGCGCTAGAAGACGTTGCGATGGAGCTCATCGACCATACGCCGATGTTTAGTATCAACGACGAGCTCAAATATGATTTTAGTAAAAAAATCATATATATAAAGGAAGAGGCCTGTCGCCTCTCCAAAAGCGAGAGCAAGCTTTTGGAGTATTTTTTAAACAACAAAAACCAAACTATCACTTACGAACAGCTATTTGATTACATGTGGGAATTTGAACAACCGACCAAAGAAGCCATCAAAACCATCGTAAAGGATCTGCGCCGCAAGATCGGCAAAGACACAATCAAAAATTTATACGGCGTAGGATATCTATGTGAAGTCCAAATTTAA
- a CDS encoding tetratricopeptide repeat protein: MYKKLLLAAVLCASANAGFIQEGMQAQQSGDHKKLIEIYKKACHEENKASGCYNLAVVYFEGTGGVEKNYEKAINLYQKACNAKFALACNNLGYIYESGNGATQDFAKAAAYYEKACQDDEGCTALGLLYANGAGVKTDIKKAISLYTKACNYGDMMGCNNLGYLHLEGMGVEKDYAKAKSFYEKACAGGVGIGCDNLGFLYAFGQGTEQDYAKAKEFYEKSCNLNYDKGCNNLAIMYAEGKGVAADTIKAKELFDKSCAKGLKVACENAEFLKPETNKTK; encoded by the coding sequence ATGTATAAAAAACTACTACTGGCGGCGGTTTTATGCGCTAGCGCAAACGCGGGCTTTATCCAAGAAGGCATGCAAGCCCAGCAAAGCGGCGACCATAAAAAGCTGATAGAAATCTACAAAAAAGCCTGCCACGAGGAAAACAAGGCCTCGGGCTGCTACAACCTTGCCGTGGTGTATTTTGAAGGCACGGGCGGTGTGGAGAAAAATTACGAAAAGGCGATAAATTTATACCAAAAAGCTTGCAATGCCAAATTTGCGCTTGCTTGCAACAACCTAGGCTACATCTACGAAAGCGGCAACGGCGCGACTCAGGACTTTGCTAAAGCCGCCGCTTACTACGAAAAAGCCTGCCAAGATGACGAGGGCTGCACCGCACTAGGACTTCTTTATGCAAACGGCGCAGGCGTCAAAACCGATATCAAAAAAGCCATCTCGCTCTATACCAAAGCCTGCAACTACGGCGATATGATGGGGTGCAATAACCTAGGCTACTTGCACCTTGAGGGCATGGGCGTAGAAAAAGACTACGCTAAAGCAAAATCATTTTATGAAAAGGCATGCGCTGGCGGCGTCGGCATCGGCTGCGACAACCTCGGCTTTTTGTATGCATTCGGTCAAGGCACGGAGCAAGACTATGCCAAAGCTAAAGAATTTTACGAAAAATCATGCAACCTAAACTACGACAAAGGCTGCAACAACCTAGCCATAATGTACGCCGAGGGCAAAGGCGTCGCGGCCGACACCATCAAGGCCAAAGAGCTCTTTGACAAAAGCTGCGCAAAGGGTCTAAAAGTCGCGTGCGAGAATGCAGAGTTTTTAAAACCGGAAACAAATAAAACTAAATAA